The Peribacillus sp. FSL E2-0218 genome contains a region encoding:
- a CDS encoding glycerophosphodiester phosphodiesterase family protein, translated as MLKLKKLFLLGFIASALMPVQEAGAKASKPIAVQEHKSFEQIHAELLNHGKNAPLMTLAHRGQWREYPENSLAAVNEAIKDGTDIVEIDVQLTADGVPVLMHDTTVDRTTNGKGKVSDFTLAQIKKLRLKEGLGGKTAALTKHKIPTLEEVMLVAKDRAIVNLDKGWEIRDEMYKVLVKTDTVDHGLFKGSPNVEEAAKFMEKDPEILYMHIILDNNVNSIGTFPGRQPVAYEIVFADLADPQIQPEKLKQIKKSSRVLANVMWNGLAAKYTDEASLRDVNMGWKAVTKLGVNMIQTDNIEAIDYWRHGGNMRHWQYDTGNRTVRVQAEEHLGGGQGTGYFDQDANRCNTADQDSLDVCEIDGAIAVSHNMEGEWAKYEVNIKKSGTYKISGRVSAAATPAGAITLDWAGKTSGETELKNTTHKRAFQLQNLEYRYLKKGTHLFTVKVTSPGSYNLDYIQFNLQD; from the coding sequence ATGCTGAAGCTAAAAAAGTTATTTTTATTAGGGTTCATAGCGTCTGCCTTAATGCCGGTACAGGAAGCAGGAGCAAAGGCCTCTAAACCGATTGCTGTCCAAGAGCACAAATCCTTTGAACAGATTCACGCAGAGCTGCTCAATCATGGTAAAAATGCGCCACTCATGACCCTGGCTCATCGGGGCCAATGGCGTGAATATCCAGAGAACTCGCTTGCAGCAGTCAATGAGGCCATTAAAGACGGCACCGATATTGTGGAAATAGATGTCCAGCTAACCGCTGATGGTGTACCTGTATTAATGCACGATACGACCGTTGATCGTACTACCAATGGCAAAGGAAAGGTTTCTGACTTCACACTGGCTCAAATTAAGAAACTTCGCCTCAAGGAAGGTCTCGGAGGTAAAACGGCAGCGCTCACCAAGCACAAAATTCCAACGCTTGAAGAGGTCATGCTTGTAGCAAAGGACCGGGCAATTGTAAACCTGGACAAGGGCTGGGAGATACGGGATGAAATGTACAAGGTTCTCGTTAAAACCGACACAGTAGATCACGGTCTGTTTAAGGGCAGTCCAAATGTTGAAGAAGCAGCCAAATTTATGGAGAAAGATCCAGAAATCCTATATATGCACATTATCCTTGATAACAACGTCAACTCTATAGGAACGTTCCCGGGGCGTCAGCCGGTCGCTTATGAAATTGTTTTTGCAGATCTTGCAGATCCGCAGATTCAGCCAGAAAAGCTGAAACAAATCAAGAAAAGTAGCAGGGTCTTAGCAAATGTAATGTGGAATGGCCTTGCTGCAAAATACACGGATGAGGCTTCACTAAGAGATGTAAATATGGGATGGAAGGCCGTAACAAAGCTTGGAGTGAATATGATACAGACTGACAATATTGAAGCGATCGATTACTGGCGGCATGGAGGCAATATGCGACACTGGCAGTACGATACCGGGAACCGTACAGTTCGGGTTCAGGCTGAGGAGCATCTTGGCGGTGGGCAAGGTACCGGGTATTTTGATCAGGACGCCAACCGCTGCAATACAGCCGACCAAGATTCACTCGATGTTTGCGAAATCGATGGAGCCATTGCTGTAAGCCATAACATGGAAGGTGAGTGGGCGAAATACGAAGTGAACATTAAGAAGTCAGGAACATATAAAATCTCCGGCAGAGTTTCTGCAGCCGCTACCCCGGCTGGTGCCATCACCTTGGATTGGGCTGGCAAAACAAGCGGGGAGACCGAGCTGAAAAATACAACTCACAAACGTGCATTCCAGCTTCAGAATTTGGAGTACCGCTACCTAAAGAAAGGTACTCACCTATTTACAGTCAAGGTCACAAGCCCAGGTTCCTACAACCTTGATTATATTCAATTTAATTTGCAGGATTAA
- the lepB gene encoding signal peptidase I, translated as MKESTKKEVYSWVKSIVFAFIFVFICRQLLFTPTTVLGASMSPTFHDQDRVVVSKTTEIQRSDVIVFHAPDVDGKDYIKRVIGLPGDSIDMKDDVLYINGKAVEEPYLNANKEDNPFNKLTEDFSLQEKTGESQVPKNMLFVMGDNRLNSKDSRIFGFISYDSIVGEVKFRFYPLQEIGIPK; from the coding sequence ATGAAAGAAAGTACAAAAAAAGAAGTTTATTCTTGGGTAAAATCAATTGTTTTTGCATTCATCTTCGTTTTTATTTGTAGACAGCTTCTTTTTACACCTACAACTGTATTGGGAGCATCCATGTCGCCTACCTTTCATGACCAAGATAGAGTGGTTGTAAGTAAAACGACTGAAATACAACGGTCTGATGTGATTGTATTCCATGCACCAGATGTTGATGGTAAAGACTATATTAAGAGGGTAATAGGTCTTCCTGGAGATAGTATTGATATGAAAGATGATGTGCTCTATATTAATGGAAAAGCCGTAGAGGAACCGTATTTAAATGCAAATAAAGAAGATAATCCTTTTAATAAACTGACAGAGGACTTTTCATTGCAAGAAAAAACTGGAGAGTCCCAAGTTCCTAAAAACATGTTATTTGTGATGGGGGATAATCGTTTAAATAGTAAGGATAGCAGGATTTTCGGATTTATTTCCTACGACTCGATTGTTGGAGAAGTGAAATTTCGATTTTATCCATTACAAGAAATCGGCATACCTAAATAG
- a CDS encoding VOC family protein — translation MIKGLYEVHLPVHDLQRSMEFYKNLGLQLACEYDDIAFFWIVPNKTWLGLWKTDISKDREPASFPGNGRHLAFEVDFEDIKKASVWLTERGVTLRSHGGLEPLEPIARPHQQNVSIYFDDPDGNALEFMCKLPDGTPNEPSKMMYLSQLEKLIQK, via the coding sequence ATGATTAAAGGTTTATATGAGGTACATCTGCCAGTTCATGATTTACAACGTTCGATGGAGTTTTATAAAAACCTTGGATTGCAATTGGCTTGCGAATACGACGACATTGCCTTTTTTTGGATTGTACCAAACAAAACATGGCTAGGACTTTGGAAAACTGATATTTCTAAAGATAGGGAACCTGCCAGTTTTCCAGGTAATGGTCGGCATTTAGCTTTTGAAGTTGATTTCGAGGATATTAAGAAAGCAAGTGTATGGCTTACTGAAAGAGGGGTTACCCTTCGTTCTCATGGTGGATTGGAACCGTTGGAACCAATAGCTAGACCGCATCAGCAGAATGTATCGATTTATTTTGATGATCCTGATGGAAACGCTTTAGAATTTATGTGTAAATTGCCTGATGGTACTCCGAATGAACCAAGTAAAATGATGTATTTGAGCCAACTTGAAAAACTTATCCAAAAATAA
- a CDS encoding class I SAM-dependent methyltransferase — MEYRGASAYNDDEFFKNYITRRNREESPNNIIEKPILLELIGNVEGKKVLDLGCGDAKFGSELLKKGCISYDGVEGSENMVREATKNLNGTEGQVHLASMETWNFEADNYDLVVSRLALHYLEELKVLFKKVHKSLTDNGKFIFSVQHPVLTSSTKSAAASSSKTDWIVDDYFNSGVRIEPWIDKKVVKYHRTIEEYYQLLKQAGFMIEDMREGTPRPEKIKSESEYNRRMRIPLFLMFSCKGD; from the coding sequence ATGGAGTACAGGGGTGCATCAGCTTACAACGATGATGAATTTTTCAAGAATTATATAACCAGGAGAAATCGTGAGGAAAGTCCAAACAATATTATTGAAAAACCTATATTGCTTGAACTTATTGGTAATGTAGAAGGAAAAAAGGTGTTAGATTTAGGTTGTGGTGACGCTAAATTTGGATCTGAACTTCTAAAAAAAGGGTGTATTTCATATGACGGAGTAGAAGGATCAGAAAATATGGTAAGAGAAGCTACTAAAAATCTTAATGGCACAGAGGGGCAAGTGCATCTCGCTTCAATGGAAACGTGGAATTTTGAAGCAGATAATTATGATCTTGTTGTTTCACGGTTAGCCCTTCATTATTTAGAGGAATTAAAAGTTTTATTTAAAAAAGTTCATAAATCACTAACAGATAACGGGAAATTTATATTTAGTGTTCAACATCCTGTTTTAACCTCATCAACCAAGAGCGCTGCGGCTTCTTCCTCAAAAACTGATTGGATAGTAGACGATTATTTTAATAGTGGCGTAAGGATAGAACCTTGGATTGATAAGAAGGTTGTTAAATATCACCGAACGATTGAAGAATATTATCAACTTTTAAAACAAGCTGGATTCATGATTGAAGATATGAGAGAAGGCACCCCAAGACCTGAGAAAATTAAAAGTGAAAGTGAATATAACCGAAGAATGAGAATTCCTCTTTTCTTAATGTTTTCTTGTAAGGGAGATTAG